The following proteins are co-located in the Oncorhynchus clarkii lewisi isolate Uvic-CL-2024 chromosome 30, UVic_Ocla_1.0, whole genome shotgun sequence genome:
- the LOC139390040 gene encoding uncharacterized protein codes for MSDEGKLFVGGLSFDTTEQSLAEAFSKYGNISKCDVIMDRETGRPRGFGFVKYDNPEDAKDAMDAMNGQSLDGRTIRVNEAGQGGGGGRGGGGGYRGSRGGGGYGGGGGYGGGERSYGGGGGGRSYGGEDRGYGGGGGGGYRSGGGRGGYSSGGGYRDNQ; via the coding sequence ATGTCCGACGAAGGAAAACTTTTCGTCGGTGGCCTGAGCTTCGACACCACAGAGCAATCTCTTGCAGAAGCGTTCTCAAAGTATGGAAATATCTCTAaatgtgatgtcatcatggacaGAGAAACAGGAAGGCCTCGTGGGTTCGGCTTCGTAAAGTACGACAATCCCGAGGATGCGAAGGACGCTATGGATGCAATGAACGGCCAGTCTCTCGACGGCAGAACCATCCGTGTGAACGAGGCAGGCCAGGGCGGTGGTGGAGGTCGTGGAGGTGGCGGTGGATACAGAGGTTCCCGAGGTGGTGGTGGATACGGCGGTGGAGGTGGATATGGTGGAGGTGAGAGGAGTTACGGTGGTGGCGGAGGAGGCCGCAGCTATGGCGGAGAAGACCGAGGATacggaggtggtggtggtggtggatacAGGAGCGGTGGAGGCCGAGGCGGGTACTCCTCTGGTGGCGGATACAGGGACAATCAATAG